One Haloplanus sp. HW8-1 DNA segment encodes these proteins:
- a CDS encoding VirB4 family type IV secretion system protein yields the protein MTTMRNLVLQTGSGAVGQLTEWLTNPTSAEGAALYILLAVLVGIGGKFLWDWYTEDDEEEVEFSDLLDEETIEQGAAERQLLDDIAESHKTVTAPAAIEWETRAARVGEQWTTTLYIADYPDYPNDGYLSEIFEMTDVQFDLTAHITPKNQERARNELQDIADDLQVDADLEQSVRSAYLQERANEAAATYKAVENGANVFDQGMFITVRADEKEDLRDAVQKVKSALRDDPANLTPKTAICRQDLALQSAAPIGDNEFGRTSIALGGAVGALLSSPHNATILEEGGVEFGIHKDNQSPVVIDPFARDNGYAMFTVGDTGSGKSFSSKQNFIRSIEQSKDRIGIILEPLNNWAGVAEALDAKRITVGGTLGLNPLEIRETPEHVQRAMGEDASPFNEKLDDAMSFLTNFFALRGISLGDRRTTLELGLKRAYKRNGITDDISTHDNPSPTIQDMMDVFEEMVNDPEEFVVRSDEEAGKIKEDATWLLDQLRPFEDDGRHGNLGQESDFDIRDEKVIYLDLAQQEGSVDSSTALTMQLLISLVYERAKVSEKEVVFYIDEARYIMQDAASLAFLETVFRHHRHHDLSIRLVTQTVDEFFEHAESEAILDQCAVKQFHRLDGMDEEWADEFGLNYAQMRFVQDAVPGNEDAGFSEALVGVDGEWRGIQVKAMPKEKQVIDFDPTSQIRSSLPGAGDDAVDTEMEEFQEELEHRATNGTNETSEPNEESDAVEAEPDGGSTEETSDG from the coding sequence ATGACCACGATGCGTAACCTCGTCCTCCAGACTGGCAGCGGAGCCGTCGGCCAGCTCACGGAGTGGCTCACGAACCCAACCTCAGCTGAAGGTGCGGCTCTCTACATCCTGCTCGCGGTACTGGTCGGGATCGGCGGGAAATTCCTCTGGGACTGGTACACCGAAGACGACGAGGAAGAGGTCGAGTTCTCGGACCTCCTCGACGAGGAGACCATCGAACAGGGCGCGGCCGAACGCCAACTTCTCGACGACATCGCCGAGTCACACAAAACGGTGACCGCGCCGGCGGCGATTGAGTGGGAGACGCGCGCGGCACGGGTCGGGGAGCAGTGGACGACGACGCTGTACATCGCTGACTACCCGGACTACCCCAACGACGGCTACCTCTCCGAGATCTTCGAGATGACGGACGTGCAGTTCGATTTGACGGCCCACATCACGCCGAAGAACCAGGAGCGGGCGCGGAACGAACTGCAGGATATCGCTGACGACCTTCAGGTGGACGCTGACCTTGAACAGAGCGTGCGGAGTGCCTACCTACAGGAACGCGCCAACGAGGCCGCAGCGACGTACAAGGCCGTCGAGAACGGCGCGAATGTCTTCGACCAGGGGATGTTCATCACGGTCCGGGCCGACGAGAAGGAGGACCTCCGCGACGCCGTCCAGAAGGTCAAGAGCGCGCTCCGCGACGACCCGGCGAACCTCACGCCGAAGACGGCGATCTGCCGGCAGGATCTCGCCCTTCAGTCCGCCGCACCCATCGGTGACAACGAGTTCGGGCGGACGTCGATTGCGCTCGGCGGCGCCGTCGGCGCGCTGCTGTCCTCGCCGCACAACGCGACGATCCTCGAGGAGGGCGGCGTCGAGTTCGGGATTCACAAAGACAACCAGAGCCCGGTCGTCATCGACCCGTTCGCGCGGGACAACGGGTACGCGATGTTCACCGTCGGCGACACCGGCTCCGGGAAGTCGTTCAGTTCGAAACAGAACTTCATCCGGTCGATCGAGCAGAGCAAGGACCGTATCGGCATCATCCTCGAGCCGTTGAACAACTGGGCGGGGGTCGCCGAAGCGCTCGATGCCAAACGCATCACGGTCGGCGGGACGCTCGGCCTGAACCCCTTGGAGATTCGGGAGACGCCCGAGCACGTCCAGCGGGCGATGGGCGAGGACGCGAGCCCGTTCAACGAGAAGCTCGACGACGCAATGAGCTTCCTCACCAACTTCTTCGCGCTGCGGGGCATCTCGCTGGGTGACCGCCGGACGACGCTCGAACTCGGGCTCAAGCGAGCGTACAAGCGCAACGGCATCACCGACGACATCTCGACGCACGACAACCCGAGTCCGACGATTCAGGATATGATGGACGTCTTCGAGGAGATGGTCAACGACCCGGAGGAGTTCGTCGTCCGGTCCGACGAGGAGGCGGGGAAGATCAAGGAGGACGCGACGTGGCTCCTTGACCAGCTCCGCCCCTTCGAGGACGATGGTCGGCACGGCAACCTCGGCCAGGAGTCCGACTTCGACATTCGCGACGAGAAGGTCATCTACCTCGACCTCGCCCAGCAGGAGGGCAGCGTCGACAGCAGCACGGCGCTGACGATGCAGCTACTCATCTCGCTGGTGTACGAGCGGGCGAAAGTCTCGGAGAAGGAGGTCGTGTTCTACATCGACGAGGCGCGCTACATCATGCAGGACGCCGCGAGCTTGGCGTTCCTTGAGACGGTGTTCCGTCACCACCGCCATCACGACCTCTCGATCCGGCTGGTCACGCAGACCGTCGACGAGTTCTTCGAGCACGCCGAGAGCGAGGCCATTCTGGACCAGTGTGCGGTCAAGCAGTTCCACCGTCTCGACGGGATGGACGAGGAGTGGGCTGATGAGTTCGGCCTGAACTACGCACAGATGCGGTTTGTCCAGGACGCCGTGCCGGGCAACGAGGACGCCGGCTTCTCCGAGGCCTTAGTGGGCGTCGACGGCGAGTGGCGCGGTATCCAGGTCAAAGCGATGCCCAAGGAGAAGCAGGTCATCGACTTCGACCCGACCTCACAGATCCGGTCCTCGCTGCCCGGCGCCGGCGACGACGCCGTCGATACCGAGATGGAAGAGTTCCAGGAAGAGCTCGAACACCGAGCAACGAACGGAACGAACGAAACGAGCGAACCGAACGAGGAATCAGACGCCGTCGAAGCTGAGCCAGACGGCGGGTCAACGGAGGAGACCAGCGATGGCTGA
- a CDS encoding SagB/ThcOx family dehydrogenase: MPDSWTEIEYKTYGNTESIPLSDVDGNISDLISQRRSVDKFDSGPLELEQVSQLLGTSMGITTNKEDPNNQRRAYPSAGARYPVEAYIFANSVNGLDEAVYHVNILDNKFEKVNKHSSDHSLDFISGEESNEAPLIVFLSAVFHRSTQKYASRGYRYTILEAGHIMQNLCLVATELNLACRPYGGFIEDAADQFLELPDQETTLYVGLISSM, translated from the coding sequence GTGCCTGACAGCTGGACGGAGATTGAATACAAAACATATGGTAACACAGAATCTATCCCGCTATCAGATGTTGATGGGAACATTAGCGATTTGATTTCTCAACGAAGGTCAGTCGATAAGTTTGATTCGGGTCCGCTTGAATTAGAACAGGTATCACAATTACTTGGAACATCGATGGGAATTACGACCAATAAAGAAGACCCGAACAATCAACGCAGAGCCTACCCATCTGCAGGCGCCAGATATCCTGTTGAAGCATATATTTTTGCCAACTCGGTCAACGGATTAGATGAAGCTGTATACCATGTTAATATTCTCGATAACAAATTTGAAAAAGTTAACAAGCATTCCTCTGATCACTCTTTAGATTTTATTTCAGGGGAAGAATCGAATGAGGCACCGCTAATCGTGTTCCTATCTGCTGTATTCCACCGGTCAACACAAAAATATGCATCTCGGGGATACCGATATACAATTCTTGAAGCCGGACATATAATGCAGAATCTTTGTCTTGTGGCAACAGAACTTAACTTAGCATGCCGTCCCTACGGGGGTTTTATCGAGGATGCTGCTGATCAATTCTTAGAGTTACCAGATCAGGAGACGACACTATATGTTGGATTAATCAGTTCTATGTGA
- a CDS encoding primase-associated protein, with protein MNPSTPTDDEGMAYRVAALPLEYGETRINQLFTRGYNRYVVDGEDQPEDLLNDVERFGTAAFKEEVRADAAEEPFVDEPGTLAVLATLSAICVKEHPKFEHASPRNIQVLYDIRELYVNNLASLLRAHGGGALQQDIADVLYSKEPGEDGPHPGRVCTGITEMPEFGDGLYLEIPMAAASRKCLVREDEAANGSDDDGEILTRVKDNNLYVPVGDFDSKYRDYAERAFKKLLRVQEDGLSDDQLSWLTTNESAITERIDRFLETGHHERIWRNWDRGERTIRVLRRALSDAPDDVAQKGEFHTAKELYRAVEAYEAEDDWESSVTDWISSPSSLAKTLADHESHLAVTIDRDGRVNTYRIGRAGTGAEQIEVREIEDLFELPCMANMEERLHEKKPVRKDLYNFARMVMWLPQYQDSSLDEIVADLKDVFSRWPWYDEQETEYQVRYEFSNTIDGDTPLPMNCDNDDLQRYCIGQDQCPYSIWGSLPFSDEMYNQLDEAGYAGEGF; from the coding sequence ATGAATCCGAGTACGCCCACCGACGACGAGGGTATGGCGTATCGAGTTGCGGCACTCCCGCTGGAGTACGGTGAGACCCGCATCAACCAGCTGTTTACGCGTGGGTACAATCGATACGTCGTCGACGGCGAGGACCAACCCGAGGACCTCCTGAACGACGTCGAGCGGTTCGGGACGGCGGCGTTCAAAGAGGAGGTTCGTGCCGATGCCGCCGAGGAGCCGTTCGTCGACGAACCGGGGACGCTCGCTGTGCTCGCGACGCTGAGTGCGATCTGTGTGAAAGAGCACCCGAAGTTCGAGCACGCGTCGCCCCGGAACATCCAGGTGCTCTACGACATTCGAGAGCTGTACGTCAACAATCTCGCCTCCCTCCTTCGAGCCCACGGGGGTGGGGCGCTCCAACAGGACATAGCCGACGTGCTGTACAGCAAGGAGCCCGGTGAGGATGGCCCGCATCCGGGTCGGGTCTGTACGGGTATCACAGAGATGCCAGAGTTCGGGGATGGCCTCTACCTCGAAATCCCGATGGCGGCGGCGTCACGCAAATGCCTTGTTCGGGAGGACGAAGCGGCGAATGGGAGTGACGACGATGGAGAGATACTGACGCGAGTTAAGGACAACAACCTGTACGTCCCGGTCGGTGATTTCGACAGTAAGTATCGCGACTATGCTGAGCGGGCATTCAAGAAGCTCCTGCGGGTTCAGGAGGACGGCCTCTCCGACGACCAGCTATCGTGGTTGACCACGAACGAGTCGGCGATCACGGAGCGAATCGACCGCTTCCTCGAGACCGGCCATCATGAGCGTATCTGGCGGAACTGGGACCGTGGGGAGCGGACGATTCGCGTCCTCCGGCGGGCCCTTAGTGACGCCCCCGACGACGTCGCACAAAAGGGTGAGTTCCACACAGCGAAGGAGCTCTACCGAGCGGTCGAGGCGTATGAGGCCGAGGACGACTGGGAATCCTCTGTGACGGATTGGATCTCGAGTCCGAGCAGTCTCGCGAAGACGCTGGCCGACCACGAGTCTCACTTGGCAGTCACGATCGACCGCGACGGGCGCGTCAATACGTACCGAATCGGGCGAGCTGGAACCGGCGCCGAACAGATCGAGGTGCGAGAGATCGAAGACCTCTTCGAACTCCCCTGTATGGCGAATATGGAGGAACGTCTCCACGAAAAGAAGCCGGTACGGAAAGACCTCTACAACTTCGCGCGGATGGTGATGTGGCTGCCGCAGTACCAAGACAGCAGCCTCGACGAGATCGTCGCGGACCTCAAGGACGTCTTCTCTCGGTGGCCGTGGTACGACGAGCAGGAGACCGAATACCAGGTCCGCTACGAGTTCTCGAATACGATCGACGGCGACACACCGTTGCCGATGAACTGCGATAACGACGATCTGCAGCGCTACTGTATCGGTCAGGACCAGTGTCCCTACTCGATCTGGGGCAGTCTCCCGTTCTCGGATGAAATGTACAACCAACTGGATGAGGCCGGATATGCTGGAGAAGGGTTCTAA
- a CDS encoding DNA primase — MTWRQATREELYDYYAEEFPRYLGDLPEFITATGPKQYAVAFRESHPVRKDEVPAKDFIRRDTWQTDPSGDRTAPEFNGFEDVVEFIRHPARNDPLGRSKFALADPEVLEQPDPRPDAVYYALDHWERPWVLLVDIDAKEIARDRADEMVSADGDDRDDDALLDAAGILDAAPEGYPYAFEDVDRAIEYGFEVRDIFEDDFDAEETMVVYSGQGVHVYLLDTDPAHRYDEQSREVLNDLLLETYDIPIDPVVTADRRRVARLPYSLHADVCSIVQPIESPAFDVRSATPEVIGE, encoded by the coding sequence ATGACTTGGCGACAGGCGACCCGCGAGGAGCTTTACGACTACTACGCCGAAGAATTCCCCCGCTATCTGGGTGACCTGCCGGAATTCATCACGGCGACCGGCCCGAAACAGTACGCCGTCGCCTTCCGCGAGTCCCACCCGGTGCGCAAAGACGAGGTGCCGGCCAAGGACTTCATCCGGCGGGATACGTGGCAAACAGATCCGTCGGGGGACCGAACGGCACCCGAGTTCAACGGCTTCGAGGACGTCGTCGAGTTCATTCGACACCCCGCTCGCAACGACCCGCTGGGGCGGAGCAAGTTCGCGCTTGCTGATCCGGAGGTATTGGAGCAACCGGATCCACGGCCCGACGCCGTCTACTACGCGCTGGATCACTGGGAACGACCCTGGGTTCTTCTCGTCGACATCGACGCGAAAGAGATCGCCCGAGACCGAGCGGACGAGATGGTGTCGGCGGACGGCGACGATCGGGACGACGATGCGCTTCTCGACGCTGCGGGTATCCTCGACGCCGCTCCTGAAGGGTATCCGTACGCCTTCGAAGACGTCGACCGCGCTATCGAGTACGGGTTCGAAGTGCGCGACATCTTCGAGGACGATTTCGACGCCGAGGAGACGATGGTTGTCTACAGCGGGCAGGGTGTCCACGTCTACCTGCTGGATACCGACCCGGCGCACCGGTACGACGAGCAGAGTCGCGAGGTGTTGAACGACCTCCTCCTCGAGACGTACGATATCCCCATCGACCCCGTCGTGACGGCCGACCGCCGGCGTGTCGCTCGTCTGCCCTACTCGCTGCACGCCGACGTCTGTAGCATCGTTCAACCCATCGAGAGCCCGGCGTTCGACGTTCGGTCGGCGACGCCCGAGGTGATCGGCGAATGA
- a CDS encoding phosphotransferase family protein yields the protein MENNTDILISDAVAALGEGVELISYERINKGLNTLYRLNLNQYSERIVVLKIYTFNNGTRYAQKESHLYQYLSENTSIPVPGILAAGIPQTSSPPWLVMTAIPGNEFNKIELPSEGILPSIMRQAGKYLGELHQKVTFESYGRLEFSGDSFQSDGCYQSWEEELESFIEMGTKGITNKKFNHYPERVRTTMAELSPILESNPNPVLMHQDYRLGNMIFEQKQDGGQITGILDWERSIPGHSEYDLSSSEYLLIDRLYSDSHLCEVLREEFFGGYCEKKQIPDSSASDKRFSLYRAVNILLLMRAFEDIWGTYDKSRQNEAANRLSRDMEATLSSLP from the coding sequence ATGGAAAATAATACGGATATATTAATTTCGGACGCAGTAGCAGCTCTTGGCGAGGGAGTGGAACTCATCTCTTACGAAAGGATCAACAAGGGGCTAAATACGCTGTATCGCCTTAATCTTAATCAATATAGTGAAAGAATTGTTGTTTTAAAGATATATACATTTAATAATGGTACTCGGTACGCACAGAAGGAGTCGCACCTATATCAGTATCTATCAGAGAACACATCAATCCCAGTCCCTGGTATCCTTGCAGCTGGCATTCCTCAAACATCCTCTCCACCATGGTTAGTGATGACAGCGATACCCGGTAACGAATTTAATAAAATAGAGTTACCATCCGAAGGCATATTACCATCAATAATGCGACAAGCAGGCAAGTATCTGGGCGAACTTCACCAGAAAGTTACGTTCGAGTCTTATGGAAGACTCGAGTTTTCTGGAGATTCTTTCCAGAGCGATGGTTGCTACCAATCGTGGGAAGAAGAGTTAGAATCGTTCATCGAAATGGGAACAAAAGGGATCACGAACAAGAAATTTAACCACTATCCAGAGCGCGTACGTACGACCATGGCCGAGTTATCTCCTATACTAGAATCAAATCCGAACCCGGTACTCATGCATCAAGATTACCGCCTTGGAAATATGATTTTTGAACAAAAACAGGACGGTGGACAGATAACCGGTATTCTTGACTGGGAAAGATCAATCCCAGGGCACTCGGAGTATGACCTATCCAGTTCAGAGTATCTGTTAATAGATCGCTTATATTCTGATTCCCATCTGTGCGAAGTGCTACGAGAAGAGTTCTTTGGTGGATATTGTGAGAAGAAGCAGATCCCGGACTCTTCAGCCTCGGATAAACGCTTTTCACTTTATCGAGCAGTAAACATACTTCTACTGATGCGGGCGTTTGAGGATATCTGGGGTACTTATGACAAGTCGAGACAAAATGAAGCCGCAAACCGATTATCGCGAGATATGGAGGCCACACTTTCAAGTCTCCCCTAA
- a CDS encoding ATP-binding protein, with protein sequence MAEYLRVTPTSERLDPESIPRVLDSLHKLTTPGSSGLGAKLNPLHSKTPPRFEFLAISDGPDDPVEFFYGADAHLDTLEKRLRSIYPSTFDIERVDVDVAARLIQPVEFTPQEFVDHYEAGRLQYEFGPAEQYDIVDEESAGSESAESDPIVDGGTAATKVTDHHVTVGGSALELAPPDALPDDEEERQAIEKPTMTPAGTILARPAQDAVSPLGVRWCGAASRKQDWMTSLTPFTAEETNGDLSSVDEPGAALASLIDHLMEATAPTAFQVVFQRRASWQSDAEVRKEDLVDGRDTFFQEVVGSLLEVEEQRSDQDDRQLSEAVEKRIEYIDAKNAKRSFTVNIRAVGVPTDDTRDDLDGRMDSLLPVFDPLDGPFYEVEGQRLRDSGFREKTKEKKARAALQRLLNRELTMGRGKTRPELVLCGTELANFVLVPSSEQLTVEGTRGTRAEQQSRNPLPWPNPDLIQQFQDGMAIGYALDENGEPRPDPIRIPPDLLPTHYGRFASTGGGKSKAIINDALSLRESTGGPVVLVDPKGDGMCENYLRCHYERFAGLDDVYHFRVPETIPAFSFFDIRPALEAGRNREDAIQDKVDHFHDILRMIMGREQYGQAFVANEILSYLIKALFDEEYGSDVFGLDDLFAAALRMQRDQTIPPVSADNQNIEESLTRHFAKDNHQFQVSMDAVGNRLDKLKEDAHLRRIFSHVPEQNDAGEYVDNRFDFREFLDEDATIIFDLGDLRPEAQRAITLLLLSNLWDAVQVRRRDGQTDYEKLTNLIIEEAAPVASTKLVSEQLLPQGRSFGLSMGLVMQFPEQVRNRNERAYDEVLNNIKTKLIGNISIERDLAESLAHEDLSPTELRNRINTLPSGEWIAQLPSPSFGETGPPPFSLKPLPIAPGHPESDQPLTEPQEDHFESVSRPRMVERTQAQYGLTEPTESNASPEETGWGSSGAETTGSAADGDSGTDPTQSAFISESTTEDTSTSTTQSETDSDPDADEAAMIPLFGQATEADEESAADQAAEPENGATPVQESSVPVPDDELRQRGLSRDDVRFLNRVLDVMNREDDEYTLLDRMSQLRDEYDDLHVERLTEQDLLEADSAAGRKYYTVLPDGRDLLGRELKAGPGAGDLGEKTPHKVGVRLLELWLQQRDDVGRVEPYYETDDGTVLDVAGFDGDGELVWAGEAELASNNRHAPVEDYDKLSAVDADAIWAFNNRETALDVLDSLADADRIDERVSGRAARSFATIRDAVDEFDATGLTTVRGFKNLDQELNQ encoded by the coding sequence ATGGCTGAGTACCTGCGCGTCACGCCGACATCCGAGCGGCTTGACCCGGAGAGCATCCCCCGAGTCCTCGACAGCCTCCACAAACTGACCACGCCCGGCTCGTCGGGCCTCGGGGCGAAGCTGAACCCACTCCACAGTAAGACACCACCCCGATTCGAGTTCCTCGCGATCAGTGATGGCCCGGACGACCCGGTAGAGTTCTTCTACGGGGCTGATGCGCACCTCGATACGCTTGAGAAGCGCCTCCGCTCCATCTATCCAAGCACGTTCGACATCGAGCGCGTCGACGTCGACGTCGCCGCTCGGCTCATTCAGCCAGTCGAGTTCACACCGCAGGAATTCGTCGACCACTACGAGGCTGGGCGGCTGCAGTACGAGTTTGGCCCGGCAGAACAGTACGACATCGTCGACGAGGAATCAGCGGGTTCCGAGTCAGCCGAATCCGACCCCATTGTCGACGGCGGTACGGCAGCCACGAAAGTCACCGATCATCACGTTACTGTCGGGGGCTCAGCCCTCGAACTAGCGCCGCCCGATGCACTTCCAGACGACGAGGAAGAGCGACAGGCCATCGAGAAGCCGACGATGACACCGGCGGGAACGATTCTGGCTCGCCCGGCCCAAGACGCTGTCTCGCCGCTCGGGGTTCGGTGGTGTGGCGCCGCGTCGCGGAAGCAGGACTGGATGACCTCGCTGACACCGTTCACGGCAGAGGAAACGAACGGCGATCTCTCGTCCGTCGACGAACCGGGCGCAGCGCTGGCGTCGCTGATCGACCACTTGATGGAGGCGACAGCGCCGACCGCGTTCCAAGTCGTCTTCCAACGGCGTGCTAGCTGGCAGTCCGACGCGGAGGTGCGGAAAGAGGACCTCGTCGACGGCCGAGATACGTTCTTCCAGGAGGTCGTCGGGTCGTTGCTCGAGGTCGAGGAGCAGCGGAGCGACCAGGACGACCGGCAGCTCAGCGAGGCCGTCGAGAAGCGGATCGAGTACATCGACGCGAAGAACGCCAAACGGTCGTTCACGGTCAACATCCGGGCCGTCGGCGTCCCTACCGACGACACCCGCGACGACCTCGATGGCCGGATGGACTCGCTCCTCCCCGTGTTCGACCCCCTTGATGGGCCGTTCTACGAGGTCGAGGGGCAACGCCTCCGGGACAGCGGCTTCCGTGAGAAAACGAAGGAGAAGAAGGCACGGGCCGCTCTCCAGCGCCTCCTCAATCGCGAGTTGACGATGGGCCGGGGGAAGACCCGCCCTGAGCTGGTCCTCTGTGGGACGGAGCTTGCGAACTTCGTCCTCGTCCCCTCCTCCGAACAGTTGACCGTCGAAGGGACGCGGGGAACCAGGGCCGAACAGCAGAGTCGGAACCCACTCCCGTGGCCAAATCCGGATCTGATCCAGCAGTTCCAGGACGGGATGGCCATCGGCTACGCGCTCGACGAGAACGGTGAGCCTCGACCAGATCCCATCCGAATCCCGCCGGACCTGTTGCCGACGCATTACGGCCGGTTCGCGTCGACTGGTGGCGGGAAGTCGAAGGCCATCATCAATGACGCCCTCTCGCTTCGCGAGTCGACGGGTGGCCCCGTCGTCCTCGTCGACCCGAAGGGGGACGGAATGTGTGAGAACTACCTGCGCTGCCACTACGAGCGGTTCGCTGGTCTCGACGACGTCTACCACTTCCGCGTCCCGGAGACCATCCCCGCGTTCTCGTTCTTCGACATCCGCCCTGCGCTCGAAGCGGGCCGCAACCGTGAGGACGCGATTCAGGACAAGGTCGACCATTTCCACGACATCCTCCGGATGATTATGGGCCGCGAGCAGTACGGGCAGGCGTTCGTCGCGAACGAGATCCTCAGCTACCTGATCAAGGCGCTGTTCGACGAGGAGTATGGGAGCGACGTGTTCGGGCTGGACGACCTCTTCGCCGCCGCGCTCCGGATGCAGCGCGATCAGACGATTCCCCCGGTCTCAGCGGACAATCAAAACATCGAGGAATCGCTGACGCGCCACTTCGCGAAGGACAACCACCAGTTCCAAGTGTCGATGGACGCCGTCGGGAACCGCCTCGACAAGCTCAAAGAGGACGCGCATCTCCGGCGGATCTTCAGCCACGTCCCCGAGCAGAACGACGCCGGCGAGTACGTCGACAACCGGTTCGACTTCCGCGAGTTCCTCGATGAAGACGCGACCATCATCTTCGACCTCGGCGACCTTCGGCCGGAGGCACAGCGAGCGATCACACTCCTGCTGTTGAGCAACCTCTGGGACGCCGTGCAGGTGCGCCGTCGCGACGGTCAGACCGACTACGAGAAGCTCACGAACCTCATCATCGAGGAGGCGGCGCCGGTCGCGTCGACAAAGCTCGTCTCCGAGCAGCTACTGCCGCAGGGCCGATCGTTCGGGCTGAGTATGGGGCTCGTGATGCAGTTCCCCGAACAGGTACGAAATCGGAACGAACGAGCCTACGACGAGGTGCTGAACAATATCAAGACGAAGCTCATCGGCAACATCTCGATCGAGCGTGATCTCGCAGAGTCGCTCGCGCACGAGGACCTCAGCCCGACCGAACTCCGCAACCGAATCAACACGCTCCCAAGTGGTGAGTGGATTGCGCAGCTCCCGAGTCCGTCGTTCGGGGAGACTGGTCCGCCGCCGTTTTCGCTGAAGCCGCTCCCGATTGCGCCGGGGCATCCAGAAAGCGACCAGCCGCTCACAGAGCCCCAGGAAGACCATTTCGAGTCCGTGTCCCGGCCACGGATGGTCGAGCGAACACAGGCCCAGTACGGGCTGACAGAGCCGACTGAGTCGAACGCTTCCCCAGAAGAGACTGGCTGGGGGAGTTCGGGGGCTGAGACGACGGGTTCGGCTGCCGACGGCGACTCAGGAACGGATCCGACGCAATCCGCATTCATCAGCGAATCGACGACCGAAGACACATCGACGTCGACCACCCAGTCCGAGACGGACAGCGACCCAGATGCGGACGAGGCAGCGATGATCCCCCTGTTCGGGCAGGCCACCGAGGCGGACGAGGAGTCAGCTGCTGACCAAGCAGCGGAGCCGGAGAACGGGGCAACACCCGTTCAGGAAAGTAGCGTGCCCGTCCCCGATGACGAACTCCGACAACGCGGGCTCAGCCGTGACGACGTCCGATTCCTGAATCGGGTCCTCGACGTGATGAACCGAGAGGACGACGAGTACACGCTACTGGACAGGATGAGCCAGCTTCGGGACGAATACGACGACCTCCATGTGGAGCGGCTCACGGAGCAGGACCTCCTGGAAGCGGACTCCGCGGCGGGGCGCAAGTACTACACCGTCCTCCCAGACGGTCGAGACCTCCTCGGGAGAGAATTGAAGGCGGGACCAGGAGCGGGCGATCTCGGCGAGAAAACGCCACACAAGGTTGGCGTCCGGCTCCTCGAGCTGTGGCTCCAGCAGCGGGACGACGTCGGTCGCGTGGAACCGTACTACGAAACCGACGACGGCACGGTACTGGACGTGGCCGGCTTCGACGGGGACGGCGAGCTTGTCTGGGCCGGCGAAGCAGAGCTCGCTAGTAACAACCGGCACGCCCCGGTCGAGGATTACGACAAACTCAGCGCGGTGGACGCCGACGCGATCTGGGCCTTCAACAATCGCGAGACGGCGCTCGACGTTCTGGACAGCCTTGCCGACGCGGATCGGATCGACGAGCGGGTCAGCGGGCGTGCGGCACGATCGTTCGCGACCATCAGAGACGCCGTCGACGAGTTCGATGCTACGGGGCTGACCACCGTTCGGGGCTTCAAAAATCTCGACCAAGAACTCAACCAATGA